The genomic stretch ATCTCAAGGAGCTTGACTTGTCCACtaaccttctaacaggttctatcccttccactttaggaaacTTGTCCATGCTCACTCTTCTTTATCTGTTCGAAAATCAATTCTCTGGTTCAATTCCAGTAGAAATAGGAAATCTGGTTAATCTCAAAGAGCTTGAGATGTCCACtaaccttctaacaggttctatcccttccactttagggaacttgacCAAGCTTATTGTTTTGTACCTTGATGACTGTCAATTATCTGGTTCCTTGCCTCAAGAAatgacaaacatgacaaatcTTTCTAAACTCCAGTTGGATGGCAACAACTTCTCTGGCCATTTACCTCATTTTTGCCATGGTGGATCTTTTAAAGCCTTCACTGCTTTCAACAACCATTTCACCGGTGAGATCCCAAGAACCTTCAGAAATTGCACTAGCTTAAGGAGAGTGCGACTCAATGGAAACCAACTTGCAGCAAATGTATCGGAAGCCTTTGGTGTATACCCTCACCTCATATTCATGGATGTCAGTGACAACATGTTGTTTGGTGAACTCTCACCACATTGGGGAGAATGCCAAAACTTAACAAAGTTACAACTCTCGGGGAACAATATCACTGGTAGAATTCCTCCTCAGTTTGGGCAGTTAGGGCAGCTAGGAGTGCTTGATCTTTCTTCAAACCATTTAGTAGGAGAGATTCCAAAGGAATTTGGGAGGCTGGCTTCTTTGATCAACTTGACTTTAAATGATAACCAGCTTTCTGGTCAGTTACCACAAGAGATTGGAAACCTATCCAATTTGGAGATTCTGGATCTGTCAATGAATCACCTAAGTGGTCCAACACCACCTCAATTAGGGGATTGCTCCAAACTCCATTTTCTGAAATTGAGTGAGAATGTTTTGAACGGAAGCATTCCTTTTCAGATTGGTAACCTAGTATACCTACAGGGCTTACTAGATctaagtcataactccctcaatggAAAGATACCTCCACAACTTGCGAAATTGGCTAGTCTGGAAATTTTAAACCTCTCTCACAATATTTTGTCAAGTTTCATTCCGCCTTCTTTTGATGGGATGGTCAGCTTAcaatccattgatttttcatacaatgttTTGGAAGGTCCTCTTCCTAGCAGCAAAGCCTTTCAGAAGGCTCCGACAGATGCATTCATAAAAAACAAAGGCTTATGTGGTGAAGTCCAAGGTTTGCCACCTTGCAATGCCTCTTTAATAAGTCATGGTGATGCAAGGAAATGGCACAAAGATGTGATCCTCATTATTCTTCTCTTCTCAGTATTGTTTCTTTTATTTACAATCATCGGCATAATTTCTTCCATTAAttatcaaaaaagaagaagaatagaaaaaGGGGTTCTTGAAAGGAGCAAAGGAAATACATTTTCAACATGGAATTATAATGGAATTTCCACATTTGAAGACATTGTGGCGGTGACAGAGGGTTTTGATGATAAATACTGCATTGAAATTGGAGGGTATGGGAAAGTTTACAAAGCAAATCTACCAGCAGGCCAGGTAGTAGCTGTGAAGAAACTGCATCCACTTGAAGCTGGGAATCAATCTGATCAAAAAAGTTTTAAGAATGAGATACAAGCATTAATGGAAATCCGTCATTGCAATATTGTGAAACTTTATAGCTTTTGTTCCCATGCTCGAGTCTCATTTCTAGTCTACGAATACATGGAAAGGGGAAGCTTGGCAAGCATCCTAAGCAACGATGAAGGAGCTGCACAGTTGGACTGGACTCTAAGGGTGAAGGTTATCAAATGTTTGGCCCATGCTTTATCTTACATTGACCATGATTGTACCCTGCCGATTGTCCATCGAGACCTATCAAGCCACAATGTTTTGTTGAATTTAGAACTTGAGGCCAGTGTCTCTGACTTTGGAACTGCACGATTGCTGATACCTGATTCCTCAGATTGGACCACACTTGCAGGCACTTTCGGATACATCGCTCCAGGTTATCTTCTGTTGGCACTTATATATTATGAAGTTTGTGTATATGTTAGAATACTGTTGCTGAATGTGGCAATCCAGGGCAACTGGAATATGAGAAATTTGTATCTGAAAATGCTCTCTTTTCCCACTATGATTCTCTAAATTAGAGGTTTTACATACACCTGTGTATCCTTTCATCTATTGTAAAAAACAGGAGCTTACTTTTAAACTCTTTCAAAAAACCCTAGTACTCTTTCAAAAGATGGTCCTAAAGCCGTCTTATGTGACTTTAACTAAAGGATGGCTAATCAACCGGTCATTATCTCATAACAAAATTGCTTACTCCTTTTTTCAAACAAACTCAATGATTATAGCCTAGGATATTTCATACTAACACTGAACTATGATGTGGACTCCAGAATCATGCTTTTCTCAAATCCAAAGCATAGGATTGGAAAAGATCcactattttctccatctcattttaagccatgggcccaaaatcaagcAGTTATGATGCACAATTAGGTCCCATTACAGGAAAAAAGTAGGTTGGTAGTTTATTACCGTTGAAATTATTAATGGTTCATTTTTTaaggccatccaaactgttaaaaCAATATTTCCTACCGTTCAAAAAGTCATTCCCAGCGGGATGAATGTAACCACTGAATTTTTATATCTGATCTAAAATTTCTTTAGCCCCATGACATATGTTCAATATATACCTTTATTTGTCATtttgcccacttgagctttgcatctaaATTATTTCAGAGCCCaatccctaaaatcatatgagggAAATGGTGGGTGGCTCAGATTTCTTGCAAAgaacatagtgggacccataatcACGGTCCCATCATGCAAACACGTTTATAACTAACGTGTTATATTCTATGTTAGGCAATTCTAAGTCCAATGAAATTTTAAACCGAGGCTAGCCGTCAGTGGTTATCATGATCTGTTAaatcttagtggggcccacttttgtgaTGCTTgcataaatccaaaccgtccaccagtgcaccatcttattttagggcataagtctAAAAATCTAAGTAGATTGAATACACAAGTGAGTCCCACAATAGAAAAAAGTGGTCACGAGCTTCATCATTGAAACTATCAAtagtctatttatttatttatttattatgcttTTAGTCCATATAAATTGTTAAAATGACATTTCCAACTGTTCAAAAGGTCATTCACAATTGGTTGAATGTAACCACTTGGTTTTTTCCATAATATAAAACTACTATGGCCCCTGATAATTTGATAGGTGTATGTTCAATATGTACTTTTACaatccgtgtggcccacttgagcttttgattcggatcattttttttttggctcaagctgTAAAATCATTCGAGGGAAATGGTGGACAGCTTGGTTTTTTCTCAAACAACATGTTGGGCTCTATGATCACCATGACCATCTCTGGGTTCAGACATGTGACAAGACATGATTTGTTATCAAATCTTGGGGGGACCCACTTTTGTGATGCTTGTGATAAATTCGACCCCCTACCTATTTGgccatttaattttaattttaggatgtgagcccaaaattgaggttgatccaatgcacaggtgggtctcacaacaGCAAAATGTTGGACAGTGGCCTTTAACAATtcactctgtttttttttttttttttttgctttgtgaCCCACCCGAGCACTTGATCTCCCTCATCTTTAGGCAGCTAAGTAAAAATAACATGGCCAAACTTGTAAACGGCATATCACGATAGCCCCATGCTTTTAGAAACCACTTGTAGTGAGACTCATGAGTCGTGAGATGTGACCCGAGGCGACAATGGTTGTCACTTTCCATTGAATTTCGGTGGAGCACACTTTCATGATGCTTGTtgcaaatccaaaccgtccaccacttTCCCATCTTATATTAGGGTGTAAGCCCAAAATCCAAGTGGATCAAATGTACAGGTGAGTTCCATGATAAGAAAAAGTATTTGGTAGCTTACCATGATTGAAACTATCAATGGTCCATTATATATTTTTAGGCCATTCAAACGGTTGAAATGGCATTTCCTACTATTTAGAAGGTTATTCCTACTGGATCCAGAATATTGATGTAAGTAATTATGCTAAATCCATTTTAATATTGTCAAACAATTCACATATCACCCATGCCGATGAAATGTGTAGCTGCAATGATGCCTATATGCGCACCATTACAGTCTGGTCCATACATGCCAACTTCTTATGCATTTGGGACATTTGAGGCATACATAGAGGTTGGCTTAACCATGCAGATGACCCGACACTATGATTATACCAGTCCGCTTATCAGGCAGGCcaccaccacatgaaaacaatagataGAACCAATAGTACGCACTTAATGTATATATGTGGCATGCCTGGTGAGTTGACCATCCCGACTTTCCTAGGAAGATCATCCGAAAGCCTGGCCCATCTTATTCACCTCCCAAATCTTCCAAACACATCTTTGTAGAGATGCCTTAGGGTTAGCAAGCACAAAAACCTACAAGATATGAAACCTAACTCGAGAAACCCAGGTGAGTTTTGATATATGATTAACAGTTTAGCTATTGATGcttaagaaagagaaaagaacatGACTAACAATATTCTTCCTTGTAGAGCTCATCTCCTCTTTGTGACTGAAAAATGTGACGTATATAGCTTTGGTGTTGTGGCACTTGAAGTGATGATGGGAATTCATCCTGGGGAGCTCATCTCCTCTTTGTCATCATCAAGTGGACAAGATACACTGCTAAAAGATATGTTGGACCAACGTCTCCAGATCCGATGGGTGATGTTGCACAGGAAGTCTTATTTGTGGTATCCATGGCTCTTGCATGCATTCGGCCAGATCCAGACACTCGGCCAACCATGCGACATGTGGCTCAGGAGCTTTCTATTAGAGGGCCTTCTTTCTCTCTACAGCCATTCCATGCAGTTACATTACGTCAGCTGATGGATCTGAAGGTATAGTTGGGTGGATGAAAATCACCAAGTTTGTGGACATGCGGTGGCATGAACATTATTACTGTGTGTTTGTTGTATGAAAATCATCGAGCATGGAGGTATTTTTCTTGTTATGATATGTACATAATTCAGTGTGTAGAATCGATGTTTATAGAAATGTAGTATTTTAGTGTTGGTGATCGAAATCTCTTTGTTATAAAGTATTTGAAAGAATAAAGATGTTTTCTTGTGTGATGTTTATCTTCTAACTGAAGTGTTTCAAGCCAAATAAAAAATCTACTTTCTCGGAATTATAATCACTTTCCTTATATATACTAATGTATTATGAAAAGTAAAAGAAAGAGTTTATTTATCTAAGAGAGATGGTCTTAGTTTCTTTTTTTAGAAGGCAGGGAAGAAAAGACTCTTTTATTACCAAGGGCTAGGACCTaattgaacacacacacacacacacacacacacaaaaaaacaaGGGGCAAAGCCCTTAAAGCaaaggaataaaaataaaaaataaaaatcccacataTTGGGCTTGAAACAAACACTCACACCctagggcaaaaaaaaaaataacaaagaaaaagaaaaggaaaagagccTAAGCCTAGGGCTAGGGATGGAGAGCCCACAACCGGTCATGGAAgacattaaagaaaagaaaatcaaatgaaaagtTAACTCACAGCAAGAAAAATTTGAAAAGTAGCACCCAGGGGAGTCCTAGACAATCTTAAAATAAGTTCTATCTCCAAGTGGTAGGCCTCCGATGGGCTAGGGGTTAATGATCGAGTCCGACCTCACAAGCGAGGTGGTCGAAGTCCATGATCGGTCTTCGATGACTAAGGCTGACTCGAGGTTGGGCTGATCAGTGTCCTACTGCACTGTTCGAGTAGAATTATTGATTGCGGTCGTGATCTTCGGTCGAGGTCAGGTCGGTATTCAAAGGTTGTCCTCCAGTTACAATGGCGAGATAGCCGAGGTTGATTTCCCCTCCGGTGGTTGGGACTCAAGTTGTTCGTGGAGGTTGTGCTCCAAAGCATGGACCCAGCTCATCTCCATGCTTCGTGTTTTCTCTCATGGAGGGAGTGGGCTGACTTTCTCTTCTTAGCATTGTGTTCTTCTTCATACAGGTCATATGGGCGGCGAGGACCGAGCTCTTTGCCTCTTCTATACTTTGTATTATCGCTCATATAGATTGTCTTACTTGGTTCATTTTCACCCATAACAAGACTTATTGTACATGAACAAGAGTCTGAAGTAGAAATCTCACCCCTCCTTATTATAAACTTAAATAAGAGCATTAAAATATAGATAATATTAAATTTAGAGATGCCAACAAAAAGGATTTCCAGACTTCTATCTCCTAGCCTATGCATGTCAACCTCTAAGATAACTCCTTAGATGGCTCCTgaggagagaggaaagaacatgagcccaattcttatatcatttattttaacACATGATATTTTCCACTAAGGTCGGGATATCTTTGATCATGGTTTTGAAGCACAAGAAGACTCACTCTATTATGCGACATGGGGATATCCTAGGCGGCAAAGAGCAAGCTTGTGGAATTGGTAACAATAAGTGCTTAAAAACAAAATTGACTAAAGATTTCAAAGCATTAATGATATGGTCTAAGAATGGCTTTCTTTTAAAGAGATTTAGAATTGAAAATGCGGTTATATTCTCCCTCCCAAATATGTCAATCAAGGGCCGAGAAATAAAACTTGCTCGGCATGTTAGGAACATGACACATGTAACCCTCGAGAAGATTTCTAATAGATTGAAGAAGAGGGATAAATAGCTAAATGGGATTTAAGTGAAGCTTTTCCCAAATCCAAATGATAAAGAGATGGTAAGTTGTGGCTTctttagttaaaagagaaaagaagaaaaaacggaagaagaaaaaaaagaatgacGAATCCACACTCTGGAAATGTGATTAAGATGGTGGTATTGTAGCTCAATGCAAAGTTTCTATGAATATACGCCAGTCTATAGGGGCACAATGAGTAACCTAGGCCTTTCTTTACATGTAACCCTAATGTTAATAGCAATGTGACTAACATTAAGAGAGCCTTATGTTTCTTGGATATATCCAAAAATTACATAAATTGGATAAGCTTCCTCACCCTTGGAaaagtggaaatttttttttttcattagaaaattaAAGGAGGCATTCCTAAGAACTTCAATTGGGCTTATTGCAACCATCTTCTCCTTTAAGTCCTTTATTAAAATTATTAGTTATGAAGTTGGTATATTTTTATGGCTTGTTTAGGGCTtagaaaaacaaacaaagaaaagatggagaaattttttaaaaacctCTTCTATGAATTATTCTTTAAAAAacatttttcatgaaaatgacaTTTTCTTTAATTGTGAGTACACCTTATGGTGGATAACATTTTCCAGGAAAGCTTTTTtatagggggaaaaaaaaaactcctctAAAATATCTTCAACCGTCCCCTAAAATTTTTCAAGAAAGCTTTTAGATTAAAATAGGTGCGAAGGGGATAGTGTGAGTAGTTTAAATCATTCATTGTTGATTTGAGATTCCAAAATGTGAGACAGAAAATTGTGCCTATGTTTGTCGATATAGTATAAGTAACTTCATTCTCTTATGATTGAGTATTAATCAAATTATGGTTGTACATCTTAGTAAAAATATTGTTGTGTAAAAActtgtttggttcataaattgAATAAGAAAAATTTAGGAGTCATTAATCATATTCTTTGAATGACTATATTTGGAGCAAAAAAGCAGGAAAGTGTACATAATTCAAAAGAGTTATGTTGAAAGAGCTTTTCACCACTTCAATGTGCAGAATTTCAATCCAGCTAGTACTTTATTTACTACGGTTTGTATTTATTTGCTTCGGTTTTAGATCGGAAATCTCTTGATCACCATTTTTATGTATGGTCATTCTGGCACCCTGGGGAGGTTGAGCATAAGAAGGCAATTGGGAGATTATTGTTTCTTGTCAATCACCACCCCGCTATTGTCTGCCCACTTGTATCTTCCACACCTTCAGCTGGCAATGGATTAAAAATCTCTTGATTTACTATTCTCATCATCCTCTCGCTGCCGCTCTCTAAATGCCTTTCTTTGTTCAACTCTTCAGCATCCTCAATCCACTGAATTCCAGGATTCCTGGAGATCAATTCCATCACCTCAGCTTCTCAAGATAATATTACGTTTAGATCGGCAAATTCATAATATATAAGATTCAATATCATATTCACTTCAACAGCCAGAGTACAAGATTTGCGCAAACAACAATGGGCCAAAAAGGTCTCATACTCATGAAAATTCATTGCAAGTGACTGAATCATCCTAGATGATTAATAATTTGAAGAATAGTTTCCTTTAGTAACTTGAAAATAATTCCGCAGAGGCACTTTATTGATGAGAATGTATGTGGGAATTTGGTGAACTATGTATGCTGTGGTAAAAGAAAATTAAGTCTTTCGCAGAGGAGACCGAGATCCCTATTGATTCTAAAGAGGGAACAATCATGTTTAGAGCCTAGTTTGGAGATGTGGTGCCCATGGTTAGTCTACCCAAGCCATCGATCCGACAGCCCCCATCATGAATGGAGTATATCCCCAAAATCTCCTAAATTGGAAGATCATAGCCATCAAATTTTTTGGTCTTTCCTCCTTTAAATGTGGGtttattcatgaatttctttttaaccatgtatTTGCATGTCAACAACGGGAAGGTTTTAGAGTTGACCAATTGTGAGGATATTTTGTAAGaccaaatggcttggataaaccaaataTGGGACACGAATCTACAAAGTTCTAAATGTGGATGTttcctatttggaaagattagggAACTCGACCTCAACATTTACAATTTCATCTCCTTGTGGATTTAGCTTCGAGAAAAGCTGGactggcagtgtgatggatgacacacaggcactaagaaattagtctaaattcgaaTACGTAAAATAAAAGTAATTTAAATTAAGCTGTACAAATTATAGGTCCCTgtttagatgtaccatgaacATGATTATTTTTATCTGTGACTATCAGATTCGgcagtaaaaaatgaaaaaaatgttcaatggtcctgtttcaacaaacatgCATCCACAAACCAGAAGTTGGGATTGTTCAAGAAATCTTATTTGTGGACTGACTTGGCAACAATTTTGGCAgattagtcggtttaatttgagtaaaATGTATGTTGCGCATGGGTGACTGCCTATCAAAGTGTCCTACACTGCctgagcatcaaataactcccctttgtttttattttttagtgaTCAAATACACACTCTCATacccacacaccacatgggttctCAAACCCATAAACTCAAGTTGAAACACAGTCTACCACCAAGCCATGAGTGGAGAACCATAGGGGGCATTTGGCACAGGgtattagatggaattaggtgggatagaattgcatttggtcccatacaattccatccagcatttggagaggatgagaaagattgggattaggtgggatggaattgcatttaatcccatggaattgtatttggtcccatgcaggatttctgtggattttgaaatccactacacatgtgggccctacattgatgcatgcgtttatccatgccgtccatccatatacatcatttacatgtgacattccggttatatatgtgtacaattgaacgacatccgttgtgaatttggtccattgattacaattcaatggtccaccaaacatgattttgcttaatccggtgttttcccctagcaaaatttttatcccaaataTGGTATTGGGTGGCTACAATACTGTGATATTTCCTGACATGCAACTATTgtgcaataataatgttaatcccatctaatacaattcaataccattcaattccactgaCCAAGCACGCCCATAACATCTTCCTGACATTCACTTGCGTGTGACATTGTGTTCAGGAAAACCAGAAGTCTCAAGCATTCACCAACAATAACAACCGATACCCTGGTCTGAAATCAATACGATAAGACAACTCTTTAAGAAGCACATGATGAAAACCAACTTGCTTATATGCCATAAATTCAGATGTGAAGTACCTCCAAGATCTTGTGAACAGTGAATTAGGGAGAACATATCTCCGAGGAGACCTGCAGCAGAAAACAAAATGAAAGAATTATTTCTCACGTTTGCACTTTCACCACAACTTGCA from Magnolia sinica isolate HGM2019 chromosome 17, MsV1, whole genome shotgun sequence encodes the following:
- the LOC131230511 gene encoding MDIS1-interacting receptor like kinase 2-like: MAIHKSLPFAFLLILLAFLSFQVISFATAAPSSTLSEVEALMKWKASLLAAQALHSWSLPSTNSTTNIISPCNWTGISCNILGSVTRISLPSVGLQGNLDNLSFPSFPNLHLDLSDNTLTGTIPAHISTLYKLKTLNLFANEIGGSIPLEIGNLVNLNELDLSINHLNGSIPSTIGNLTKLSILYLDQNRISGSIPSQIGNLQALVELTLFQNNLTGPIPPALGNLSNLTILYLYKTQVSGSIPPEIGNLVNLKELDLSTNLLTGSIPSTLGNLSMLTLLYLFENQFSGSIPVEIGNLVNLKELEMSTNLLTGSIPSTLGNLTKLIVLYLDDCQLSGSLPQEMTNMTNLSKLQLDGNNFSGHLPHFCHGGSFKAFTAFNNHFTGEIPRTFRNCTSLRRVRLNGNQLAANVSEAFGVYPHLIFMDVSDNMLFGELSPHWGECQNLTKLQLSGNNITGRIPPQFGQLGQLGVLDLSSNHLVGEIPKEFGRLASLINLTLNDNQLSGQLPQEIGNLSNLEILDLSMNHLSGPTPPQLGDCSKLHFLKLSENVLNGSIPFQIGNLVYLQGLLDLSHNSLNGKIPPQLAKLASLEILNLSHNILSSFIPPSFDGMVSLQSIDFSYNVLEGPLPSSKAFQKAPTDAFIKNKGLCGEVQGLPPCNASLISHGDARKWHKDVILIILLFSVLFLLFTIIGIISSINYQKRRRIEKGVLERSKGNTFSTWNYNGISTFEDIVAVTEGFDDKYCIEIGGYGKVYKANLPAGQVVAVKKLHPLEAGNQSDQKSFKNEIQALMEIRHCNIVKLYSFCSHARVSFLVYEYMERGSLASILSNDEGAAQLDWTLRVKVIKCLAHALSYIDHDCTLPIVHRDLSSHNVLLNLELEASVSDFGTARLLIPDSSDWTTLAGTFGYIAPGYLLLALIYYEVCVYVRILLLNVAIQGNWNMRNLYLKMLSFPTMIL